The DNA window GACCGGAGACCACTACAGCACCATTAGCCGCGAGCTGGGACGTGTTGCAAATGCAACACCTGGACCCGAGCCCGAATGTGACGGCAAGTGCGCCACCGACGAGTGCGTCGGCCCGGAAGAGTCCCCGTCCGCTGACCTCGATGACTTCGCCAAGGCTAACGAGGCGTACCCACAACCGAGGCAAATCACCGGCATCGACGGGAAGCGATACGAACCGAAACCGTCACAGCCACAGGCGCAGAAGCCGCGGAGGAAGCCGATCACCGACCAGTTCCGGAGGGCGGTCTACGACTTAAAGAAGGCGGCAGAGCGCATCCACAGACTGACGGCTGATGATCGGTTCGACCGCAACCGTCAGGAACTGGTGACGCAAAATCTTAATGATCTGCTGCAGGTCGTCAACGACCTCGACGACGACCTCTGGCATCTGAGCCACCATGACCGAGCTGCCAGCGAGCCCGATGAGCCGTCCCTTGACGATCCTGAGATTGTCAGGCGGCTGGTGCGGGGCGATGTCGGATGACTGGCTCCCAGCAGGTCTCTTGGTACGAGACCCACGAATTCATGCAGGCCTTGCTCGCCCAGGCGAATTGCGGGCCTCTTCCCTGGCCTGGCACCCCGAGCTGGTGTGAGCTAGCTGACGGAGATCCGCGAAAATTATTGTCCTTGGCGGCTTTTGGTGTCCACCACGCCTTGCGTGTCGAAACGGCGCAGGCCGCCCTCGCCGAGGCGAGTCGGGCTGTCAGCGCGGCGGCCGACTGGCGGCAGGTCGCCGGAGAAGTCCAGCGCCGCGACGAATTCCGCGCGGCGAACCCGTGGGCAAAGCGGGTGAGAGCATGACGGGCCTCGAAACCGGCCTCGACTGGGCGGACGTTCCACCGTGGGAGCCGCCAGACGAACCGCCGCAGCGCAACGGCCACCGCCAGGCGCCCCGGCCGGCGCCCACCCTCCGGGCGCAGCTGCTCTCGCTAGCCGACCTCGGAGGATTGCCAGCGGTAAGGCCGCTCGTCGACGGGTTGTTGTACGAGGGCACGTTGGCGCAGCTATCCGGGGCGCCCGGCAGCTTCAAAAGCTTTGTCTCTGTGGGTATTTCCTGCGCGCTGGCGGCTGGCTGCAACAGTTGGGAAGGCCACCGCATCCCGGCCCGACAAAAGGTCGTGTACGTCGCCGCGGAAGGTGCCTCCGGTCTCCGCGTCCGCATCTACGCCTGGTGTGAATATCACGGCGTCGACCCGCAACGGCTGGAAGGCTGGTTGTACATCCTGCCGGTCCCGTTGCAGTTGGGCAACATCGTCCACGTCGGGCAGGCCGTCGAAATGGCCCGTGATGTCGGCGCCGGGCTGCTCGTGCTGGACACCCGCGCCCGCTGCACGTTGGGGCTCGAAGAGAACAGCGCGACCGAGCAGGGGGCAGCTGTGGATGCGGCTGATCGCATCCGCGCCGCAGCCGACTGCACGGTTTGGGGCATCCACCACTCGGTGCGCAACGGTTCAAGCCCCCGCGGATCGACGGCCTGGGACGGCGCTCTGTGGAGCGATCTGCGCCTGACCGCCGAGGGGTTGAAGGTGTCGGTCAGAGTCGAAAAGCACAAGGACGCGCCGAGCGATAAGACGTTCGAGTACCGCATGGTGCCGCATGTCGTGTCCGAAAAGTTGATGCCTGGCGTGGACGAGGCCGGCCGAAAGTCCCTGGTCGTTTTCTCACTCGATCGGTGAGAAAAGCACCGGTTTTCTCACGGGTGCGCGAGAAAAAGTTGCGAAACTCGCTGAGAATTCTTGCGGCGTCGAGGGGCTGACCCGTAAGCAACTCGTGGACCTGGCTGTCTCCGACGGCACGAGCGCACCGAGCGCGTATCGGTCGGTAAACGAGCTGGTCAAGGCCGGTTGGCTGCAGAACGTCGGCACTGAGGCACGGCCACGGTACGCGTATGTCGGCCCGACCTCGGATGGCGCCGACCTGACCTTGGACGGGGGCCACGATGCCAACGTTTGAGAAATTCTCACCCGATTCTCGCCCGGATTCTCACTTTGCTCAAAATTCTCACCCCCTCCCCCCTCTTTAGAGGGGGGGAGGTGAGAAATGAGAAGAAAACCAGCCGCGAAAACCAGCCCGGAAAGGACGCTCGATGACCAGATCACGCCGCAGCGCCAGGCAAGCCGGAACGCGCTTCGAGACCGCCATCGCCGCCGCACTCGCCCGGGCCCTCGACGACGACCGCATCGAGCGCCGCAGCCGAAGCGGTGCCAAGGACCGCGGCGACATCAGCGGAGTCCGGCTCCGTGGGCAGCGGGTTGTCCTTGAATGTAAAGACACCAGCGCCATGCGGCTGCCCGAGTGGGTCGCCGAGGCCCAGATTGAAGCCGGCAACGATGACGCGCTCGTCGGCCTGGTGGTCCACAAGCGGCGCGGGGTCGCCGACCCCTATCAGCAATGGGTTTCGTGCAC is part of the Mycobacterium sp. HUMS_12744610 genome and encodes:
- a CDS encoding DUF2742 domain-containing protein, producing the protein MTGSQQVSWYETHEFMQALLAQANCGPLPWPGTPSWCELADGDPRKLLSLAAFGVHHALRVETAQAALAEASRAVSAAADWRQVAGEVQRRDEFRAANPWAKRVRA
- a CDS encoding helix-turn-helix domain-containing protein, whose protein sequence is MTGPPKEVEAGAPHHQDRPSTKLSTHDSADNLNATGNATSTALSANAARVLTDRIKVGVEAVWELVKQAYEQRAWNALGYTSWDDYCTREFGATRLRLPREERAEVVASLRESGLSIRAIASATGDHYSTISRELGRVANATPGPEPECDGKCATDECVGPEESPSADLDDFAKANEAYPQPRQITGIDGKRYEPKPSQPQAQKPRRKPITDQFRRAVYDLKKAAERIHRLTADDRFDRNRQELVTQNLNDLLQVVNDLDDDLWHLSHHDRAASEPDEPSLDDPEIVRRLVRGDVG
- a CDS encoding AAA family ATPase, coding for MTGLETGLDWADVPPWEPPDEPPQRNGHRQAPRPAPTLRAQLLSLADLGGLPAVRPLVDGLLYEGTLAQLSGAPGSFKSFVSVGISCALAAGCNSWEGHRIPARQKVVYVAAEGASGLRVRIYAWCEYHGVDPQRLEGWLYILPVPLQLGNIVHVGQAVEMARDVGAGLLVLDTRARCTLGLEENSATEQGAAVDAADRIRAAADCTVWGIHHSVRNGSSPRGSTAWDGALWSDLRLTAEGLKVSVRVEKHKDAPSDKTFEYRMVPHVVSEKLMPGVDEAGRKSLVVFSLDR